The Candidatus Koribacter versatilis Ellin345 genome has a segment encoding these proteins:
- the tyrS gene encoding tyrosine--tRNA ligase: MPNFAPVEEQLAYLKKGSAEIIRESDLRERLEKSRQSGKPLRVKAGFDPTAPDLHLGHTVLMRKLKHFQDLGHTVIFLIGDFTSLIGDPTGRIATRPPLTREQIDQNAETYKAQVFKILDGAKTEVRFNSEWLGKLDYEKLIRLTAKFTVSQMLERDDFHKRYTDEKPIAMHEFLYPVAQAYDSVCLEADVELGGTDQKFNLLMGRELQRHYNQPSQIVLTMPLLEGTDGVQKMSKSYGNYIGITEAPEEMFGKVMSISDALMWRYYELLTDVKTEEIEALKAKVAAGEAHPMKVKQDLGKIIIRDFHNAEAAEHAAENWSKQFQKKEVPDELEEVALTAADIGLDGGTSVRLDRVLAKAGLADSMTDAGRKIKVGAVRIDSEVASAPHLTIAGLPASWVIRVGKRMKRVTVS, from the coding sequence ATGCCAAATTTCGCACCTGTAGAAGAACAACTCGCCTACCTGAAGAAGGGCTCTGCCGAAATCATCCGCGAGAGCGACCTCCGCGAACGCCTCGAAAAGTCGCGCCAAAGCGGCAAACCGCTGCGCGTGAAAGCCGGCTTCGACCCCACGGCCCCCGATCTCCACCTCGGCCATACCGTGCTGATGCGCAAGCTAAAGCACTTTCAGGACCTCGGCCACACCGTCATTTTCCTGATCGGCGACTTCACTAGCCTTATCGGAGACCCCACCGGCCGCATCGCGACCCGTCCGCCGCTCACCCGCGAGCAGATCGACCAGAACGCCGAAACCTACAAAGCCCAGGTCTTCAAGATTCTCGACGGCGCCAAGACCGAAGTCCGCTTCAACAGCGAATGGCTCGGCAAACTCGACTACGAAAAGCTCATCCGCCTCACCGCGAAGTTCACCGTCTCGCAGATGCTCGAGCGCGACGACTTCCATAAGCGCTACACAGACGAGAAGCCCATCGCCATGCACGAGTTCCTCTACCCCGTGGCGCAGGCCTACGACTCCGTTTGCCTCGAAGCCGACGTCGAACTCGGCGGCACCGACCAGAAATTCAACCTGCTCATGGGCCGCGAACTGCAGCGCCACTACAACCAGCCCAGCCAGATCGTCCTCACCATGCCGCTGCTCGAAGGCACCGACGGCGTGCAGAAGATGTCGAAGAGCTACGGCAACTACATCGGCATCACTGAAGCCCCGGAAGAAATGTTCGGCAAGGTCATGTCCATCAGCGACGCGTTGATGTGGCGCTACTACGAACTCCTCACCGATGTGAAGACCGAAGAGATCGAAGCGCTCAAAGCGAAAGTCGCAGCTGGCGAAGCCCACCCCATGAAGGTGAAGCAGGACCTCGGCAAAATCATCATTAGAGACTTCCACAACGCCGAAGCCGCCGAACACGCGGCAGAAAACTGGTCGAAGCAATTTCAGAAAAAAGAAGTGCCGGACGAGTTGGAAGAAGTCGCGCTCACCGCAGCCGACATCGGTCTCGACGGCGGCACCAGTGTCCGCCTCGACCGCGTTCTGGCAAAAGCAGGCCTGGCCGATTCCATGACGGACGCCGGCCGCAAAATCAAAGTCGGCGCTGTGAGAATAGACAGCGAAGTTGCCTCCGCCCCGCACCTGACCATCGCCGGCCTCCCTGCAAGTTGGGTAATTCGCGTAGGAAAACGCATGAAGCGCGTAACCGTGAGCTAG
- a CDS encoding carboxypeptidase-like regulatory domain-containing protein → MQIAPISRLSLLADCGLLLLALHLPIHAQEQANTPRDLVYSGPCRLGEALPDTPRFEVTGVVLNNVTGSPIEGATVKLSSECISDERARATTTDDEGRFTFTHVRGMDAYITATFGEAFPEWNVGRRADDPLNRYTIGPHTGVITLRLAPPAYITGVVRGADGAPLSPAMVTLRCLRPWGGWPQHEGCSSSNVKPDGSYRLGPLLPGRYAVVIEPEVEFGKAPAPDADGVTRSYVPVRQPALTDDESCPYFDLKEGEQKRLDFKLKREVLHHITGAITGKSWTTVNVVDRLGSQSYPVKLLAQCCEFEAWAPNGSFRIVGDGNLKGEVSIKVQDGDLSGVALPAHSDDRLTIPIEVSSTAPPNENSVCLFGETACGFWYANFLRFNPQGEFDVVLQSSMNGSTSDGVRHESVEVPSGNYELIVSTTGNVYAQTISSGATNLLRERLAVNPGDIPSPIRIVLAEGEIVTGTTLRNGKPARAFVYAVPSENDARAFQGVPSDEHGQYKLEGLAPIQYHFFASDVELNLDLHDPDAMRPWLQSSETRSLASGSTTSLDLHVLTPAK, encoded by the coding sequence GTGCAAATCGCGCCAATCTCGCGACTCTCCCTCCTCGCCGACTGCGGGCTGCTCCTCCTCGCACTGCATCTCCCCATTCACGCCCAGGAACAAGCCAATACGCCGAGAGATCTCGTTTACAGCGGCCCATGCAGACTCGGCGAAGCGCTGCCCGACACGCCGCGTTTTGAAGTGACCGGCGTCGTCCTGAATAACGTCACCGGATCGCCGATCGAAGGAGCTACCGTCAAGCTCAGTAGCGAATGCATATCCGACGAGCGCGCCCGCGCCACCACAACCGACGATGAAGGCAGGTTCACGTTCACCCACGTCCGCGGAATGGATGCCTACATCACGGCCACCTTCGGCGAGGCTTTCCCGGAGTGGAATGTTGGCCGCCGCGCCGACGACCCGCTGAATCGCTACACGATTGGCCCGCACACCGGAGTGATTACCCTGCGCCTTGCGCCACCCGCTTACATCACCGGTGTCGTGCGCGGCGCAGACGGCGCTCCGCTCTCTCCGGCGATGGTAACTCTGCGTTGTCTCCGCCCGTGGGGCGGCTGGCCGCAACACGAGGGCTGCAGTTCGTCCAACGTGAAACCCGACGGGTCGTATCGTCTCGGCCCGCTGCTGCCCGGTCGTTATGCGGTCGTTATCGAGCCCGAGGTGGAATTCGGAAAAGCTCCTGCCCCTGATGCCGATGGCGTAACCCGCAGCTATGTGCCGGTGCGCCAGCCTGCGCTTACCGACGACGAGAGTTGTCCCTATTTCGATCTGAAGGAAGGCGAGCAGAAGCGGCTCGACTTTAAGCTCAAGCGCGAAGTGTTGCACCACATCACGGGCGCGATCACCGGCAAGTCTTGGACGACCGTGAACGTCGTCGATCGCCTCGGCTCGCAATCTTATCCGGTGAAACTTCTGGCGCAGTGTTGCGAGTTTGAGGCATGGGCGCCAAACGGAAGCTTCCGGATAGTCGGCGACGGCAACCTCAAAGGCGAAGTCTCGATCAAGGTCCAGGACGGTGATCTTTCCGGCGTGGCGCTCCCCGCACACTCCGACGACCGCCTCACCATCCCCATCGAAGTCTCGAGTACTGCTCCGCCCAACGAGAACAGCGTTTGCCTGTTCGGCGAGACAGCTTGTGGCTTCTGGTACGCGAACTTCCTCCGCTTCAACCCGCAAGGTGAGTTTGACGTAGTGCTTCAATCCAGCATGAACGGCAGCACGTCCGACGGAGTACGACATGAGTCGGTCGAGGTTCCCTCCGGCAATTACGAGCTGATCGTTTCGACCACAGGCAACGTCTACGCCCAAACCATCTCATCGGGCGCGACAAATTTGTTGCGCGAGCGTCTCGCCGTGAATCCGGGCGACATACCCTCGCCCATTCGCATCGTGCTCGCCGAAGGCGAAATCGTCACCGGCACAACTCTGCGCAACGGCAAGCCGGCACGCGCGTTCGTGTATGCCGTTCCCAGCGAGAACGATGCTCGCGCTTTTCAGGGCGTCCCCAGCGACGAGCATGGGCAGTACAAGCTTGAGGGGCTCGCGCCTATCCAATACCACTTCTTCGCTTCCGACGTGGAACTGAACCTCGACCTTCACGATCCCGACGCAATGCGCCCCTGGCTGCAATCCTCCGAGACGCGCAGCCTTGCATCCGGGAGTACCACGTCGCTAGATCTACACGTGTTGACTCCTGCGAAGTAA
- a CDS encoding YciI family protein codes for MPQFLVAGYLPDDFDPSQMDEAAGLRIHELNKDMIAAGVRKFACGLGQAKSLRSQTDGEVLITDGPYLETKEHIGGFWILECADMDDAMSWARKAVAATRGQGEVREIFFMPAPEEN; via the coding sequence ATGCCGCAATTTTTGGTTGCTGGTTACCTTCCCGACGACTTCGACCCGTCCCAAATGGACGAAGCGGCGGGCCTCAGAATCCACGAGCTCAACAAAGACATGATCGCTGCCGGCGTCAGAAAATTCGCTTGCGGACTCGGTCAAGCGAAGTCTCTGCGCTCACAGACCGATGGCGAAGTCCTCATCACCGACGGTCCATACCTTGAGACCAAGGAACACATCGGCGGTTTTTGGATTTTGGAATGCGCTGACATGGACGATGCCATGTCATGGGCGCGCAAAGCCGTCGCCGCCACTCGCGGCCAAGGCGAAGTGCGGGAGATTTTCTTCATGCCCGCTCCCGAAGAGAACTAA
- a CDS encoding NADP-dependent oxidoreductase, with translation MKAIVVTDQAAGTAGMKLEERPAPQAAINDVVVQVHASGFTGDELTWPSTWTDRAGRDRSPSIPGHELAGVVTALGYGTTGLSIGQRVFGLTDWYRDGTLAEQVAVEAHNLAPLPGDVDFNVGAALVMSGLTAWQGLFEHGRLRAGQSVLVHGAAGVVGSMASQLAREAGAYVIGTGRAARRQTALDFGAQEFVDLDNDALEDVGAVDLVFDVLGGDIAKRSAGLIRAGGTLVTIAGPTEARPSSGLTIDFVVVSDRAQLSELVQRVRDGRLRTIIGKVAGLEDAVATLNPTERSKGKTIIRVRP, from the coding sequence ATGAAGGCGATTGTGGTGACGGACCAGGCTGCGGGAACTGCCGGGATGAAACTGGAGGAGCGGCCCGCGCCGCAGGCGGCGATAAACGATGTAGTTGTTCAGGTTCACGCGTCGGGATTCACTGGGGATGAGCTGACTTGGCCCTCGACCTGGACTGATCGCGCCGGCCGTGACCGGAGTCCTTCCATCCCCGGACACGAATTGGCCGGAGTGGTCACCGCTCTCGGCTATGGCACGACAGGGTTGTCGATTGGACAGCGGGTGTTCGGCCTCACCGACTGGTATCGCGACGGCACGCTGGCGGAACAGGTGGCCGTGGAGGCACACAACCTTGCACCGCTGCCGGGCGACGTCGACTTCAACGTGGGCGCGGCCCTTGTGATGTCTGGTCTGACCGCGTGGCAGGGGCTGTTCGAGCACGGCCGCCTTCGTGCGGGACAAAGCGTCCTCGTGCACGGTGCGGCGGGCGTAGTCGGTTCGATGGCGAGCCAGCTCGCACGTGAGGCCGGTGCGTACGTCATCGGCACTGGACGCGCTGCCCGCCGTCAGACGGCTCTCGACTTCGGCGCACAGGAGTTCGTCGACCTCGATAACGACGCCCTGGAAGATGTTGGCGCGGTCGATCTGGTTTTCGATGTCCTCGGCGGCGACATCGCAAAGCGGTCTGCGGGTCTGATTCGCGCCGGAGGAACGCTGGTGACGATTGCCGGCCCGACCGAGGCGCGGCCCTCTAGCGGCCTGACGATCGACTTCGTCGTCGTATCCGATCGCGCCCAATTGAGTGAGCTCGTCCAGCGGGTCCGGGATGGCCGGCTGCGGACAATCATCGGCAAAGTGGCCGGCCTCGAGGATGCGGTCGCCACCTTGAACCCGACCGAACGGAGCAAGGGGAAGACGATTATCCGCGTTCGTCCATGA
- a CDS encoding IS110 family transposase: MRIVAVGIDLGKTVFHLVAMGERNRVLVRRKFSRQQLLAYTANLEPTLIGTEACAGAHFLATALCAQGHDVRLMAAQFVKPYRKSNKSDFLDAETIADAVQKENMRFVPVKTDEQLDLQAMHRVRTRLVQRRTALINEIRGFLLERGIIFPAKPIHLRKQLPGVLEDATQNLTPRLRWLLSELAEEWKELEARIIAISDAIERISTSDPLCQRLRKIPGFGPLVSTATVAAIGNGSSFRRGRDFAAWLGVVPRQYSTGGKTALYGMSKRGNRYLRQLLIHGARAVLIRVKYDTAGLGQWIHKLAERAPRNKVIVAIANKLARIAWAVLAKGEPYRHQPLAAAV; the protein is encoded by the coding sequence ATGCGTATCGTAGCGGTCGGTATCGATCTCGGTAAAACCGTGTTTCACCTGGTGGCGATGGGAGAGCGCAACCGCGTGCTGGTGCGGCGGAAGTTCTCGCGTCAACAGCTGTTGGCTTACACGGCCAACCTCGAGCCCACTTTGATCGGCACCGAAGCCTGTGCCGGCGCCCATTTTCTCGCGACAGCCCTATGTGCGCAGGGACACGACGTGCGCCTCATGGCAGCCCAGTTCGTGAAGCCTTACCGTAAGTCGAACAAGAGTGACTTTCTCGATGCCGAGACGATCGCCGACGCGGTGCAGAAGGAGAACATGCGCTTCGTGCCAGTCAAGACCGACGAGCAACTCGATCTGCAGGCTATGCACCGCGTGCGCACTCGCCTGGTGCAGCGGCGCACGGCACTGATCAACGAGATCCGCGGGTTCCTGCTGGAGCGCGGCATCATCTTTCCCGCGAAGCCGATTCACCTGCGCAAGCAACTTCCGGGTGTACTGGAAGACGCGACCCAGAACCTGACGCCGAGGCTGCGCTGGCTGCTCTCTGAACTTGCGGAGGAGTGGAAGGAGTTGGAAGCTAGGATCATCGCTATCAGCGACGCCATCGAGCGGATCAGCACCAGCGATCCGCTCTGCCAGCGCCTGCGCAAGATCCCCGGCTTCGGGCCGCTGGTCTCAACAGCAACCGTAGCTGCTATCGGCAACGGATCGTCATTCCGCAGGGGTCGCGACTTCGCGGCATGGCTCGGTGTTGTTCCCCGACAGTACTCCACGGGCGGCAAGACGGCGCTCTACGGCATGAGCAAACGCGGCAACCGTTATCTACGACAGCTGCTGATCCATGGCGCGCGTGCTGTCCTGATCCGGGTGAAGTACGACACCGCAGGGTTGGGGCAGTGGATCCACAAGCTGGCCGAGCGTGCACCGCGCAACAAGGTGATCGTCGCGATCGCCAACAAGCTGGCGCGTATCGCCTGGGCGGTACTCGCGAAGGGTGAGCCTTACCGCCATCAGCCCTTGGCGGCCGCAGTGTAG
- a CDS encoding IS110 family transposase codes for MRIVAVGIDLGKTVFHLVAMGERNRVLVRRKFSRQQLLAYTANLEPTLIGTEACAGAHFLATALCAQGHDVRLMAAQFVKPYRKSNKSDFLDAETIADAVQKENMRFVPVKTDEQLDLQAMHRVRTRLVQRRTALINEIRGFLLERGIIFPAKPIHLRKQLPGVLEDATQNLTPRLRWLLSELAEEWKELEARIIAISDAIERISTSDPLCQRLRQIPGFGPLVSTATVAAIGNGSSFRKGRDFAAWLGVVPRQYSTGGKTALYGMSKRGNRYLRQLLIHGARAVLIRVKYDTAGLGQWIHKLAERAPRNKVIVAIANKLARIAWAVLAKGEPYRHQPLAAAA; via the coding sequence ATGCGTATCGTAGCGGTCGGTATCGATCTCGGTAAAACCGTGTTTCACCTGGTGGCGATGGGAGAGCGCAACCGCGTGCTGGTGCGGCGGAAGTTCTCGCGTCAACAGCTGTTGGCTTACACGGCCAACCTCGAGCCCACTTTGATCGGCACCGAAGCCTGTGCCGGCGCCCATTTTCTCGCGACAGCCCTATGTGCGCAGGGACACGACGTGCGCCTCATGGCAGCCCAGTTCGTGAAGCCTTACCGTAAGTCGAACAAGAGTGACTTTCTCGATGCCGAGACGATCGCCGACGCGGTGCAGAAGGAGAACATGCGCTTCGTGCCAGTCAAGACCGACGAGCAACTCGATCTGCAGGCTATGCACCGCGTGCGCACTCGCCTGGTGCAGCGGCGCACGGCACTGATCAACGAGATCCGCGGGTTCCTGCTGGAGCGCGGCATCATCTTTCCCGCGAAGCCGATTCACCTGCGCAAGCAACTTCCGGGTGTACTGGAAGACGCGACCCAGAACCTGACGCCGAGGCTGCGCTGGCTGCTCTCTGAACTTGCGGAGGAGTGGAAGGAGTTGGAAGCTAGGATCATCGCTATCAGCGACGCCATCGAGCGGATCAGCACCAGCGATCCACTCTGCCAGCGTCTGCGCCAGATCCCAGGCTTCGGGCCGCTGGTTTCGACAGCAACCGTGGCCGCTATCGGCAACGGGTCGTCGTTCCGCAAGGGTCGCGACTTCGCGGCGTGGCTCGGTGTTGTTCCCCGACAGTACTCCACGGGTGGCAAGACGGCGCTCTACGGCATGAGCAAACGCGGCAACCGTTATCTACGACAGCTGCTGATCCATGGCGCGCGTGCTGTCCTGATCCGGGTGAAGTACGACACCGCAGGGTTGGGGCAGTGGATCCACAAGCTGGCCGAGCGTGCACCGCGCAACAAGGTGATCGTCGCGATCGCCAACAAGCTGGCGCGTATCGCCTGGGCGGTACTCGCGAAGGGTGAGCCTTACCGCCATCAGCCCTTGGCGGCCGCAGCGTAG
- a CDS encoding DUF6438 domain-containing protein codes for MKLERTGCVGACPGYVVTIDGVGRVRYEGKYYVVAEGEREKTVSAQVVKKLMMRLKAENFFDWPEERNVCVDYPEVRISVTIGARLHEVLEGCNRPGRVLSLAKEIDTITGTREWVQKSNSK; via the coding sequence GTGAAACTCGAACGTACAGGGTGCGTGGGAGCTTGCCCCGGATACGTCGTTACGATCGACGGTGTCGGACGCGTTCGTTACGAAGGGAAATACTACGTGGTCGCGGAGGGCGAGCGTGAGAAAACGGTTTCGGCGCAGGTTGTCAAAAAGCTGATGATGAGGCTTAAAGCAGAAAACTTCTTCGATTGGCCCGAAGAGCGCAACGTTTGCGTGGACTATCCAGAAGTGCGCATCTCGGTAACGATAGGAGCGCGACTGCATGAGGTCTTGGAAGGCTGCAACCGCCCCGGACGGGTGCTTTCTTTGGCGAAGGAGATTGACACTATCACTGGAACACGAGAGTGGGTTCAGAAGAGCAATTCCAAATAG